One genomic window of Scylla paramamosain isolate STU-SP2022 chromosome 20, ASM3559412v1, whole genome shotgun sequence includes the following:
- the LOC135110714 gene encoding uncharacterized protein LOC135110714, whose product MEEEKETVKTMRTRNSMRKRKRTIFNQKYIVCDWWYNVDCPRSPEFFGVNQDFFKSRGEEYTTGGGKIKAERVKNKDGKITTPPAPPPSAGTPVGTPVVPAAGRPLTHQQRRPNHRRRKQRPRPQQQAQAEPVTPQAEEYVPPLPPDAFYSRPQGVAEGGNVRSSFSSGGGPRPPTSAAGLPYVTPSRGTDTSGGSVSPIRSTGRPQQRPRDPRWQGNTRSRTRQLGGGLEVSYRLGGQGPAAPEKLTSRPRAISQPTPPPPPPPPPPPPPPPPPPPPPSPPPPPPPPPSKSTRPPPLTTEDNLHSTPYTSTSSTTVHYHPPSPLTASNNRTSTCSSYSFSSSTNEIPSTFSFSTSSTIQSQISIHNTISSPPPPLLSSSTSVSLSHLHQEVSSTYIHHKATIKYLSSTSKIHICVSSPASWIFTTPSATFHPSTCEISTKIHFYKTWI is encoded by the exons atggaagaggaaaaggaaaccgTGAAAACAATGAGGACCAGaaattcaatgaggaaaaggaagc GGACTATATTCAACCAGAAGTACATCGTGTGTGACTGGTGGTACAACGTGGACTGCCCGCGTTCACCCGAGTTCTTTGGCGTTAATCAGGACTTCTTCAAG agtagaggagaggaatatacaactggaggaggaaagattaaaGCCGAGAGGGTTAAAAACAAG GACGGCAAAATAACAACTCCCCCAGCGCCACCCCCCAGCGCAGGCACCCCCGTCGGGACACCAGTCGTTCCTGCTGCTGGTCGTCCCCTCACACACCAGCAGAGGCGCCCCAACCACAGGCGGCGAAAGCAACGACCCAGACCACAACAGCAGGCGCAAGCAGAACCTGTGACACCCCAAGCAGAGGAATACGTCCCTCCGCTGCCTCCTGACGCCTTCTACTCCCGTCCTCAAGGCGTCGCAGAAGGAGGTAACGTCAGGAGCTCATTTAGTTCAGGAGGAGGGCCGCGTCCACCCACTAGTGCCGCGGGGCTTCCCTACGTGACGCCCTCCAGAGGCACGGACACTTCAGGAGGCAGCGTCAGCCCCATCAGAAGCACCGGCAGGCCACAGCAACGCCCCCGAGACCCTCGCTGGCAAGGCAACACGCGCAGCAGGACCAGGCAGCTCGGGGGCGGCCTTGAAGTCAGCTACCGTCTCGGGGGGCAGGGACCGGCGGCCCCTGAGAAACTGACGTCACGACCACGCGCCATCTCTCA accgacgcctcctcctcctcctcctcctcctcctcctcctcctcctcctcctcctcctccccctcctccttctccccctcctcctcctcctccccctccttctaaATCTACACGTCCACCTCCTCTT ACCACGGAAGATAATCTCCACTCCACGCcctacacctccacctcctccaccacagttCACTACCATCCACCATCTCCACTTACAGCCAGCAACAACAGaacctccacctgctcctcctactctttctcctcctccaccaacgaAATCCCTAgcactttctccttctccacctcctccaccatccaAAGTCAAATTTCCATCCACAACACCATTTCCAGTCCACCTCCTCCGTTATTATCCTCATCCACTTCCGTATCACTCTCTCACCTCCACCAAGAAGTCTCATCCACCTACATCCACCACAAAGCCACCATCAAGTACCTCTCATCCACATCCAAAATCCACATCTGCGTCTCCTCACCCGCATCATGGATATTCACCACGCCCTCAGCCACCTTCCACCCATCCACATGCGAAATATCCACCAAAATCCACTTTTACAAAACATGGATATAA